The following are encoded together in the Coregonus clupeaformis isolate EN_2021a chromosome 24, ASM2061545v1, whole genome shotgun sequence genome:
- the timm17b gene encoding mitochondrial import inner membrane translocase subunit Tim17-B produces MCRHTATTNMEEYAREPCPWRIVDDCGGAFTMGTIGGGVFQSIKGFRNAPVGFQHRLKGSANAVRIRAPQIGGSFAVWGGLFSTIDCGLVRIRGKEDPWNSITSGAMTGAVLAARSGPLAMMGSAMMGGILLALIEGFGILLTRYTAQQFQNPSPFVDDPSQLPPKDASQQQTGFQ; encoded by the exons ATGTGTCGTCACACAGCAACAACAAACATGGAGGAATATGCCCGTGAACCTTG TCCCTGGAGGATAGTAGATGATTGTGGTGGTGCGTTCACCATGGGGACAATTGGCGGAGGGGTATTCCAGTCAATCAAGGGCTTTCGGAATGCTCCTGTG GGCTTTCAGCACAGACTAAAAGGTAGTGCCAATGCTGTGAGAATAAGAGCTCCACAGATCGGCG GTAGCTTTGCTGTGTGGGGTGGACTCTTCTCAACGATAGACTGTGGTCTGGTCCGTATTCGAGGGAAAGAGGACCCCTGGAACTCTATAACTAGTGGGGCGATGACTGGGGCAGTTCTGGCTGCACGCA GTGGGCCCTTGGCTATGATGGGGTCAGCCATGATGGGGGGCATCCTGCTGGCCCTGATCGAGGGCTTTGGGATCCTTCTCACCAGATACACAGCACAGCAGTTTCAGAACC CGAGTCCCTTTGTGGATGACCCCAGCCAGCTTCCTCCTAAGGATGCCAGCCAACAGCAGACTGGGTTCCAGTAG
- the LOC121537440 gene encoding PRA1 family protein 2-like isoform X2, with the protein MEKMDLQRPPIRTLDDFVLGSARFAVPDIRHLERWNNRIINNLLYYQSNYFLSFLTVLGIVGFFRTFHLFLGATVVTLIFMGFVWAAENQAPIRQLRRNHPSLALGAILGASYLFLTVLGGVSVFLFGIAFPILLILIHASVRLRSLNNKFENKLESIGLKRTPMGLLLESLGQDQEAGS; encoded by the exons ATGGAAAAAATGGACTTGCAGCGGCCGCCCATCCGAACCTTGGATGATTTTGTTTTGGGCTCGGCTCGGTTCGCCGTGCCAGATATTCGTCATCTGGAGAGATGGAACAATCGGATCATAAATAACTTGCTGTATTACCAGTCCAACTATTTCCTCTCGTTTTTGACAGTCCTGGGAATAGTAGG GTTTTTCCGGACCTTCCACCTCTTCTTGGGTGCCACAGTGGTGACGTTGATATTTATGGGGTTTGTGTGGGCAGCAGAGAACCAGGCCCCCATCAGACAGTTGCGCCGGAACCACCCATCCCTAGCCCTGGGTGCCATCCTGGGGGCCAGCTACCTCTTCCTCACAGTGCTCGGAGGAGTATCCGTCTTCCTCTTCGGCATAGCCTTCCCCATCTTAT TGATACTGATCCACGCCTCTGTTAGGCTGAGGAGCCTCAATAACAAGTTTGAGAACAAGCTGGAGAGCATCGGTCTGAAGAGAACACCCATGGGGCTCCTACTGGAGTCACTCGGACAGGACCAGGAGGCTGGGTcctag
- the LOC121538090 gene encoding polyglutamine-binding protein 1 isoform X2, which translates to MPLPPALLARLAKRGILKHSDQDVDEIIAEDYDDNYVDYETTARENLPPNWYKVFDPICGLPYYWNVESDLVAWLSPTDPKSMITKAAKKLREVGEDRERQIEKSDIEREREPEMERGRNDGRERDRRMQRREDTAPYSKNKRGRKDEEMDPMDPSAYSDAPKGNWSTGLPKRNEAKTGADTTASGPLFQQRPYPSPGAVLRANAANKKPPSDYDD; encoded by the exons ATGCCTCTTCCCCCGGCGTTACTGGCTCGCCTAGCCAAAAGAGGGATTCTTAAGCACTCCGATCAAG ATGTGGATGAGATCATTGCTGAGGACTATGACGACAACTATGTAGATTATGAGACCACTGCCCGTGAGAATTTACCTCCCAACTGGTACAAAGTATTTGACCCTATTTG TGGTCTGCCATACTACTGGAATGTGGAATCTGACCTGGTTGCCTGGCTGTCCCCAACCGACCCCAAATCTATGATAACCAAAGCTGCCAAGAAGTTGAGGG AGgttggagaggacagagagagacaaattgAAAAGTCAGACATAGAGAGGGAGCGGGAACCAGAAATGGAAAGAGGAAGGaatgatgggagggagagagacagacggatgCAGAGGAGAGAAGACACTGCCCCCTACAGCAAGAACAAACGAG GGAGGAAGGATGAGGAGATGGACCCAATGGATCCCAGTGCTTATTCAGATGCTCCCAA GGGCAATTGGTCCACTGGCTTGCCCAAGCGCAATGAGGCAAAGACGGGGGCAGACACCACGGCATCAGGGCCTTTGTTCCAGCAGCGGCCGTACCCCAGCCCTGGAGCTGTACTCAGGGCCAACGCTGCCAATAAAAAGCCCCCCAGTGATTATGACGACTGA
- the LOC121537440 gene encoding PRA1 family protein 2-like isoform X1: protein MEKMDLQRPPIRTLDDFVLGSARFAVPDIRHLERWNNRIINNLLYYQSNYFLSFLTVLGIVGFFRTFHLFLGATVVTLIFMGFVWAAENQAPIRQLRRNHPSLALGAILGASYLFLTVLGGVSVFLFGIAFPILCMILIHASVRLRSLNNKFENKLESIGLKRTPMGLLLESLGQDQEAGS, encoded by the exons ATGGAAAAAATGGACTTGCAGCGGCCGCCCATCCGAACCTTGGATGATTTTGTTTTGGGCTCGGCTCGGTTCGCCGTGCCAGATATTCGTCATCTGGAGAGATGGAACAATCGGATCATAAATAACTTGCTGTATTACCAGTCCAACTATTTCCTCTCGTTTTTGACAGTCCTGGGAATAGTAGG GTTTTTCCGGACCTTCCACCTCTTCTTGGGTGCCACAGTGGTGACGTTGATATTTATGGGGTTTGTGTGGGCAGCAGAGAACCAGGCCCCCATCAGACAGTTGCGCCGGAACCACCCATCCCTAGCCCTGGGTGCCATCCTGGGGGCCAGCTACCTCTTCCTCACAGTGCTCGGAGGAGTATCCGTCTTCCTCTTCGGCATAGCCTTCCCCATCTTATGTA TGATACTGATCCACGCCTCTGTTAGGCTGAGGAGCCTCAATAACAAGTTTGAGAACAAGCTGGAGAGCATCGGTCTGAAGAGAACACCCATGGGGCTCCTACTGGAGTCACTCGGACAGGACCAGGAGGCTGGGTcctag
- the LOC121538090 gene encoding polyglutamine-binding protein 1 isoform X1 — protein sequence MPLPPALLARLAKRGILKHSDQDVDEIIAEDYDDNYVDYETTARENLPPNWYKVFDPICGLPYYWNVESDLVAWLSPTDPKSMITKAAKKLRAEVGEDRERQIEKSDIEREREPEMERGRNDGRERDRRMQRREDTAPYSKNKRGRKDEEMDPMDPSAYSDAPKGNWSTGLPKRNEAKTGADTTASGPLFQQRPYPSPGAVLRANAANKKPPSDYDD from the exons ATGCCTCTTCCCCCGGCGTTACTGGCTCGCCTAGCCAAAAGAGGGATTCTTAAGCACTCCGATCAAG ATGTGGATGAGATCATTGCTGAGGACTATGACGACAACTATGTAGATTATGAGACCACTGCCCGTGAGAATTTACCTCCCAACTGGTACAAAGTATTTGACCCTATTTG TGGTCTGCCATACTACTGGAATGTGGAATCTGACCTGGTTGCCTGGCTGTCCCCAACCGACCCCAAATCTATGATAACCAAAGCTGCCAAGAAGTTGAGGG CAGAGgttggagaggacagagagagacaaattgAAAAGTCAGACATAGAGAGGGAGCGGGAACCAGAAATGGAAAGAGGAAGGaatgatgggagggagagagacagacggatgCAGAGGAGAGAAGACACTGCCCCCTACAGCAAGAACAAACGAG GGAGGAAGGATGAGGAGATGGACCCAATGGATCCCAGTGCTTATTCAGATGCTCCCAA GGGCAATTGGTCCACTGGCTTGCCCAAGCGCAATGAGGCAAAGACGGGGGCAGACACCACGGCATCAGGGCCTTTGTTCCAGCAGCGGCCGTACCCCAGCCCTGGAGCTGTACTCAGGGCCAACGCTGCCAATAAAAAGCCCCCCAGTGATTATGACGACTGA
- the LOC121538089 gene encoding G-patch domain and KOW motifs-containing protein-like, whose translation MASSQHEENSSNVDTSTSSVQQQGERKPGAISFGFSKTLSKFKSSRDEAINADERDYLTGVDGKELLSTKPVEKPKELIIPLIQRNRWCSRQENRAGLVQGQGDGGGAKAKTQPPSQEHDSVESQAVKEIIEESQRQLDQWKNGDQADPNLTIPLLMQNQAPQGFEDGDHIKVDLRPESSTEADYDSVPVEAYGLAMLKGMGWKAGEGIGRTFKQDVKPIEHQLRPKGLGLGADRSSIRDLEPSRPRRPPKPGDEQKEETLVLGPGGHVLVESGAHKDLYGKIEGVDPDNARVVVKLAIGSKTVTISQYALKLVDRTEYDKNCKDLSRLSRAHKEKEKEKERQRREEKEKERRNEEEERKKGRSSERDRDGGKDQRKRKHRDSSQDREKPLAKLPPASPPWLQRDLKVRFVDKAFKGGRYYNSKMRIEDVLTPNICVCRTEEGRFLDDVKQTMLETIVPKSDSEDIMVVLGEHRGQVGRILQRDRDRSRAMVQLDRYEEKIFTLDYDSICHYVGGGDH comes from the exons ATGGCGTCCTCGCAACATGAAGAAAACAGCAGTAATGTTGATACCTCAACATCTAGTGTTCAACAGCAAGGAGAGAgaaaaccaggggctatatctttTGGTTTTAGCAAAACTTTAAGTAAATTTAAATCTAGTCGGGATGAAGCTATAAACGCAGATGAGCGAGATTATTTAACCGGAGTCGATGGGAAAGAATTGCTAAG TACCAAGCCTGTGGAGAAGCCGAAGGAGCTGATCATTCCACTCATCCAAAGGAACCGCTGGTGCAGCAGGCAGGAAAACAGAGCTGGCCTGGTCCAGGGGCAAGGTGATGGAGGGGGGGCTAAAGCCAAAACGCAACCCCCATCTCAGGAGCACGACTCAGTGGAATCACAGGCTGTCAAAGAAATTATTGAAG AATCCCAGAGGCAGCTTGACCAGTGGAAAAATGGGGATCAGGCAGACCCCAACCTCACCATCCCCCTGCTAATGCAGAACCAGGCTCCACAGGGGTTTGAGGATGGAGACCACATCAAAGTGGACCTGCGACCAGAGTCT TCAACAGAGGCAGATTATGACAGTGTTCCTGTGGAGGCGTACGGGTTAGCCATGCTGAAGGGGATGGGCTGGAAGGCAGGAGAGGGAATTGGACGGACCTTCAAACA aGATGTGAAGCCTATAGAGCACCAGCTGAGGCCTAAGGGTCTTGGTCTGGGAGCTGATCGCTCTTCCATAAGAGACCTGGAGCCCAGCAGGCCCCGGAGGCCCCCCAAGCCAGGCGATGAGCAGAAGGAGGAGACCCTGGTCCTGGGGCCTGGAGGCCATGTGCTGGTTGAGTCTGGAGCACACAAGGACCTTTACGGGAAG ATCGAAGGGGTTGATCCGGACAATGCACGAGTAGTGGTCAAGCTCGCAATTGGTAGCAAGACTGTGACAATCAGTCAATATGCACTGAAACTGGTTGACCGCACAGAATATGACAAAAACTGCAAAGACCTCA GTCGCCTCAGCAGGGCCCACAAagaaaaggagaaagagaaggaacgGCAGAGAcgggaagagaaggagaaagagaggaggaatgaAGAAGAGGAGCGGAAGAAAGGTAGATCTTCTGAGagggacagagatggagggaaggaccAGAGAAAAAGGAAACACCGGGATTCAAGTCAGGACAG AGAGAAGCCCCTGGCAAAGCTACCCCCTGCTTCCCCCCCCTGGCTCCAGAGAGACCTGAAAGTTCGCTTTGTAGATAAAGCTTTCAAAGGGGGAAGATACTACAATTCAAAG ATGCGAATAGAGGATGTCTTGACGCCAAACATCTGTGTGTGTCGTACTGAGGAAGGCAGATTCTTAGATG ATGTTAAACAGACAATGCTAGAGACCATTGTGCCAAAGAGTGACTCGGAGGACATCATGGTTGTACTCGGTGAACACAGAGGGCAG GTGGGCCGTATCCtccagagggacagagacaggagcaGAGCCATGGTGCAGCTGGACAGATATGAGGAGAAAATCTTCACCCTGGACTATGACTCCATCTGCCATTATGTAGGAGGGGGAGATCACTGA